GGATGACAGGTGTTGATTTTCTGATAGAGGTTCTGAAAAAGTTCTCTGATCCGATCCGTATCCTGCTGACCGGATATACGGATGTTAACGCGGTGATTGACGCTGTCAATAAAGGACATATCTATTACTACATTAATAAGCCCTGGGATGAGGATCAGATGAAAATCGTAATCCGTAACGCCTACGAGATTTTTAACCTGCGGGAAAAGAACCGGGAACTCATCGATAAACTGATTGAGGTGAACGGTCAGCTTGAATTTTTACTAAGGCAAAAATTGATTTCTTAGTCTGTCGTCAATAGGGAAAATAAATACTAAAACCGGTGAATAGTGATTGATAATCAGCTATTCACCGGTTTTTCTTTTGCCAGCTTCACACGATAATATAATCCCAGCGACTTAAGCAGATAGCTCATAAGGGTAAATGCGCCGGACAGGCCTATGGCTATAATCAGTATTCCTGCGAAGAAGATATTTGCCAGTGCTTTTAAAAAAAATATCAGTTCCATATCCGTTCAATTTTAAGACTGTTTTAGCAATGCAAAAAATCATGCCATGCAGCACTTATCCCGGATAAAATCCGTTGCGTTTTGTGTTAAGGTGATGTCAGGAAAGTGTCTCGTTAAATGCTTTAAGTGTACGTTCCCAGGCGAGTTTAGCGGCTTCTGGGTTGTAACGGGCGGCAGAGCTGTCGTTCAGAAAAGCGTGCTGAGCGCCTTCGTATATAAAAATCTCATATTGGGTGCCGGCCTTTTTTAACGCTTCCTCGTAAGCCGGTATTCCGGCATTGATACGCTCGTCAAGCCCGCCATAATGCAGCTGAATTCTGGCCCTTATCCTTGGAACATCGGCAGCTTCCGGCTGGCGGCCATAATAAGCTACGGCTACTTTAAGATCCGGCGAGTGCACCGCCAGCTGGTTGGATAACGCACCACCCCAGCAGAACCCAACGCAGCCTGTTTTTCCGTTACTTTCCTTCCTGCTTTTCAGGTAATCGAAGCCTTTCTGAAAATTGACAATGTTCTTTTGCGGGTCTATCCTGGCAAACAGCGCCCGGGCCTGATCTTCATCTGCGGGGGTTCCTCCAAAAGGGGCCAGGGCGTCAGGCGCAAGTGCAATAAAACCAGCTTTGGCAATACGCCTGGCCACATCCCTGGTATGTGGATTTAATCCACGGTTTTCATGAATTACGATCACCCCGCCTTTTTTGCGCTTTGTTCTGGGGACGGCCAGATACCCCTTCATTTCGGAACCATCAGCCTGATAGGTGATATCTTCCGTCAGTATTTCGTCGTCGTTCTCACGGACGGTTGCTGCATTTGCGTAGTTCACCTCCAGGAACGGCAGCACCGCAAGTGCAGCAGTTGTACTTCCTGTGATCCTAGCGAGTCGTCTGAGGAAAACCTCCCGGCTCAGAGGCTTATGGGTATATTCGTCAAAAAGATTTATAATACGCTGATCCATGTTTTTATTAGAATTAAAGTAAAACGGACATGTACGGATAATTCGCCGGGTAACCGGAAAGCAGCAACGGCGTTTTAATATACGGTTATTTTGGTTAATTTACATTGCTGTACGCTGTTACTTTAATTCTGTTCGTGGCGGAGTTATCTGTCGAATTTTACAGAGACGTACAGCCATACTCTCAATATTTTATTTAGAATTGTTTTAATTAAGGTAAAGGCCCATTACTTTTGCCATGCTAAATCAGGATCAGATGGAAGCAGGAAAAATTTATTATGATACCAATGAAGTGGCTGCCATGGTAGGATGTGAGCCATCCGCACTGCGTTTCTGGGAAAAGAAATTTCCCCAGCTTAACCCCAAAAGAGACAGCCGGAACAGAAGGCGGTACACCGAAAGAGACATTGAGATCGTTCGTAAGATCATGCACCAGAAGGAACACCAGGGTAGGACCATCAAAGGGGCCAGGGAGCAAATGAGGCGTAAGGAAGAGTCTCAGCTCCTGGTGCAGCGATTGCTGCGGGTCCGGAAGTTTCTGGTGGATATCAAGGAGGCATTATAAATAAATAAAAATAAGGGCACAGTGTCGTACATAAATCTTGTAATGAAGCAATTACTGTTTATCGTTTTTTTACTCAGAATAAGTAGTCTGCAGGCGCAGCCATTTCAGGTATCTGACCTAAAAACACACATTTCATTTCTGGCATCGGACGATCTGGAAGGGAGAGGTACCGGGAGCCTGGGGGAGATACGCGCTGCCAATTACATTGCCGCTTTATTTAAAAGTTACGGATTGCAGCCTGCGGGAAAGGATGGTTCTTATTTTCAGACTTTTGAAAGCAAAATTTCCGTCGAAACCATCCCGCATACTGTAACTGCCCGGAACGTGATCGGTTTTTTGGATAACGGCGCTGAGCAGACGATCGTGGTAGGAGCGCATTATGATCATTTGGGCAAAGGTTTTCAGGGAAGCTCGCTCTCGCCCGATAGTAAAAATCAGATTCATAACGGAGCCGATGACAATGCTTCCGGTACTTCAGGGGTGCTTGAGCTTGCGAAATACTATGCCGGGAATGGCGTGAATGAAAAGCATAATTTTCTTTTCATCGCTTTTTCGGGAGAAGAACTGGGCCTCATCGGTTCCAAATATTTTACCAGCATGCCCACCAAACCGCTGTCTTCCCTTGTTGCGATGATCAACATGGATATGATCGGCAGGCTGGACGACGCTAAGGGACTGGTTGTTTCGGGATGGGGAACAAGCCCTTTATGGGGGAAGATTGTTCCACCAGCTGCAAAAAAGTATAATATTGCCGTAACAGCGGATTCATCTGGGGTCGGGGCTTCGGATCATACCTCTTTTTATCTGAAAGATATCCCGGTACTCCAGTTTTTTTCAGGCGGGCATGGCGATTACCACAAAATATCGGATGATGCAGATAAAATAAATTATGAGGGCGTGGCCAGGGTACTGGGTGCCGTTGCGACGGTGATCAACAGCCTGGATGCCGAACCAGGCAAGCCAATGTTTACACAGGCTGGGAACGCGCATAAAGCCGCAACCACTTCAACGTTTAAAGTCACACTGGGTGTAATGCCGGATTATACCTTTAGTGGGAAAGGACTAAGAGTTGACGGTGTTTCACAGGGCAGGCCTGCCGCCGTTGCGGGCATACAGACAGGTGATATCATCATTAAACTTGCTGGCAAAGACATTGGTACCATCTACGATTATATGGAAGTATTGGGCGCGCACGAAAAAGGAGAGGTTGTGGAAGCACAGTATGTAAGGAAAGGCCAAAAACAAACCGTGACGGTCAGGTTTTAGCATTTACGGTATCCGCGTTTTATTGCATCAATCCCCGCTTTCCCAGTTCAATTACCTCCATTTGGCTGATGACCCCCTCGTGCAGATTGAAACGCAGCAGGGTTCTCATCTTATGAAATCCTTCCTTTCCTGCAGCACCGGGATTGATATATAACATATCTTTCAGGCTCTTGTCCCGTATCACCCTCAGAATATGAGAATGGCCGCATATGAAAATATCCGGAGTTTCTGCTCTTAATCTGGGCATAACCTGCGGATTGTATTTGGGCGGAGCCCCACCGATGTGGGTCATCCAGACCCTGAATCCCTCTGTTTCAAAATGCAGATTTTCAACCGAACGCTGCCGTACCTCCCTGTTGTCTATATTGCCGTAAACTACTTTTAGCGGCTTAAATTCTTCCAGTTTATCCAGGATATCTACCGTCCCAATATCTCCTGCGTGCCATATTTCGTCACATTGGGAAAAATGGTCGAATATCCTTGGATCCAGATAACTGTGTGTGTCCGAAATTAAACCTATTCTCGTCATTCAGTATGCTTTTTTTGCGCAAAGGTAGGCAACGAATTCACCGTTAAATAAATTTTTAAAATATTATTGGATGATATTGTTACTTATATATACTAAAAAGGGTAGTATTGAGTTGTACTAATTCTTAATAAAAGTTAAATGTATGTTATTTTGATCCAAAAACTAAAAAATTAGTTGTGAAATCGGATTGCAATATTTATACTTGCACCTAGTATTTGAAAAGTTACTTACAATCACCTAATTCTGCCCAGCCTTGAAAAAAATCCTACTTCTGCTCAGTTGTTGTTTATTGGTACTGTCTGCAAACGCACAGACAGGCGGACGTTTTACGCTCAAAGGAACCATGGCGGATACTGCTGGAGTGGGTTTGCCCGAAGCTACTGTGATGCTTTTGGCGCCGAAGGATTCCTCCCTTGTCAATTTCGGAAGAACAGGAAAAGACGGGTCTTTTGAGTTTAAAAATCTGAAGCGCCTTCCGTATATTCTTAAGGTTACCTACGTGGGTTATGTACCTTTTCAGCACAATGTTACTCCTGCAGAGGGTGATGTAACAGACCTTGGCAAATTCGGAATGAAGTATCTCAACCAGGAATTATACGCGGTGGTGATCAAAGCGGCCCGTGCGCCGTTGAGCATCCGCGGAGATACTGTTGAGTATGACCCTCGTTCATTTAAGGTACCACCGGGGGCAACAGTTGAGGACCTTCTTCGAAGGCTTCCCGGAATGCAGGTAGAACAGGATGGTACCATTAAAGCGCAGGGGGAAACCGTAAAACGTGTAACGGTTGATGGTAAGCGTTTTTTTGGAGATGATACCAAAGCCGCTACCAAAAACCTGCCAGCAGAAGCCATTGCTAAGGTACAGGTGTTTAATGATAAGACGGAGCAGTCGCGGATTACGGGTGTGGAGGACGGAAAACGGGAAAAGACGGTAAACCTTGAATTAAAAGACAGCCACAAAAAAGGTGGTTTCGGAAAAGCTTCAGTAGGAGCGGGGTCGGACAACCGGCTGGAAGGGAAGATCAACTATAACAGGTTCAACGAAAAAAACCAGTTTTCGGTGATCGGACTGGGCAATAATACCAACTCCGGGGGGATGTCCTGGGACGACTATCAGGATTTTAAAGGAAGCCAGTCTTTTAACTGGGGCGATGACGGAGACTTCGGATTTGGAGGCGGACGGTATATATCTTTCGGTGGAGATAATGACGAGGAGAGTCTCACCATTCAGGCGGGACGGGGCGGTCAGAACAAAGGATTTAACAAGAACTGGGCTGGTGGAGCCAATTATAATTATGACGATAAGAAAACCAAGTTCAATACCAGCTACTACTATAACCAGACCAACCAGACTCTGGATGCGATTGTTAACCAGCGGAATTTTCTGAGTAATCTGACCTACAACACGGTGGATACCAACAGACGGGCCAATTTTAACGGCAATCACCGGGGAAGTCTCAGGTTTGAAAAAACAATCGATTCGGTCAATACCCTGATCGTTTTGAGTAATATGAGAATCGGGAATGGTACTACCGATTACACCAATGACCGGCGGTACTTCCGTGAAGAAAACGTATTATCCAATAAAACCAATGTAAAGAACTTTTCAGATTTTAACTCCTTTGCCATTGGCAATACCGCCATTTTCAGGCATAAATTTAAGGAAAAGGGGAAAAATTTTGCTGCCAGTTTCGCGTATAATATCAACAACTCAAACGGTATCATTAATCAGCAGTCGGTTAACCAGTTTTTTAATCCGATGGAGACGGAACCTGACAGTGTACTGAATGTCAACCAAAGGAACGATACCAAAAGTTTACGTAACCAGATCAAGTCCAGTTTGTTGTATATCGAGCCGTTGTCCAAGAAATTCTTCCTGGAATCATTTTATAATTTCAGCCTGAAATCCGATGAGGTAACCAGGGAGGTGAACGACAGGGGAGAGGGGATAGATGTTCCCAATCTCAGTCTGACGAGGTACTATAATAATAAGTCGACCTTTAACAGAATTGGTACCACACTGAGATATTCCCATAACGGACTTAATATTTCGGCGGGTGTAGGTGCTCAGCAAATTCACATGGATGGAAAGTTTGCGGTAACCAAGGATGATGATTACAGCTTCGTAGACCGAAAATATAACAATGTGGTACCCAATGTTTCGATGAGCTATGACCTGAAAAAGAACCGTTATCTGTATGGGGGATACCGCATGTCGGTGAATGAGCCGTCCATCTCTGATCTTCAGCCCATTGTAGATAACAGCAATCCCTTGTTTATCCGCGTAGGAAATCCCAATTTGAAACCTTCCGTCTCTCAGTCTGCCGATATTGGGTATAATATGTTCAATCCGGGTAATTTCATGCAGGTATATTTCGGCGCCAATTATCAGTACTTCAGGAATCAGGTCATTTATAACCAGATTGTGGATGAGAATTTGGTCACCACCACCACACCCACCAATATCAGCGGTGGTAATATGTTCAGCTTTTATTCGAACTATGGTTTTCCGATCGTTAAAACCAAAAGTAACCTGACGCTGAACGCCTCCTATAACCTTAACAATAACCTTACGAACATTAATAATGTCCTGAATAAAACGCAGACAAATGGCTACAACTTTGGTTTAAGGACAGACTTTACACCCAGCGACAAGTTTACCATCTATGCCAATGCCTACTGGAATATCAGTGATACCAAATATTCCATCAGTGAGGGACAGAATCAGAAGATTGTGAACGGTAATTACAGCGCAGAACTGAATTATAAGCTTCCAAAGGATATTTATTTTCAGAGCCGCTTCAATTACAACACCTATACCAATGACAGGGTGGGTTTCAATCAGAGTATGCCGATCCTGAATGTTTCGTTTTACAAGGCTGTCCTGAAAAGCAAGAAAGGAGAGATCCGTTTGTCGGCATTTGACCTTTTTAACAAAAACAGAGGTATTTCGCAGTATGCCTCACAGAATTTCGTTTCACAGGAACAGGTACGTACGCTGGCCAGGTATTTCATGCTTAGCTTTACCTACAACATGCGCGGTGTGACACATTCGGTGCGCCGGAAGGGATATGGTTTCTAACAAATCAAAATGCTAAAACAGATGAAGCATTCCAATATGAAAAGGTTATTCGTTCTTTTATTCTTAATCAACAGCACCACCGGATTTTCCCAAGGTACTGAAGGTGTTGTCACTTATCAACGTACACAGTTCTGGACAAAAATTCTTCCCCGGCTTACTTTCCTCAGCCAGGAAGAGAAAGACAGGGAGCTCCGGACCTGGGGCAGCGATGATACGGGGTGGAAAACCAAATACCAGCTTTATTTTAACGGAAAGGAAAGCAAGTTTGTCGAAATACAGGAGCAATCGGAATACGGCTACAACCGCCGTCCCAGCGAGTACATGATCTACCGGAATTTCGATCAGGAGAAAAGGGTGGAAATTGAAGAGATCTCCGCCAAACAATATCTGGTGGAGGACTCACTGGTTACCCCTTCCTGGAAGGTGCTTAACAAGATTAAGGAA
This portion of the Dyadobacter sp. CECT 9275 genome encodes:
- a CDS encoding outer membrane beta-barrel family protein — protein: MKKILLLLSCCLLVLSANAQTGGRFTLKGTMADTAGVGLPEATVMLLAPKDSSLVNFGRTGKDGSFEFKNLKRLPYILKVTYVGYVPFQHNVTPAEGDVTDLGKFGMKYLNQELYAVVIKAARAPLSIRGDTVEYDPRSFKVPPGATVEDLLRRLPGMQVEQDGTIKAQGETVKRVTVDGKRFFGDDTKAATKNLPAEAIAKVQVFNDKTEQSRITGVEDGKREKTVNLELKDSHKKGGFGKASVGAGSDNRLEGKINYNRFNEKNQFSVIGLGNNTNSGGMSWDDYQDFKGSQSFNWGDDGDFGFGGGRYISFGGDNDEESLTIQAGRGGQNKGFNKNWAGGANYNYDDKKTKFNTSYYYNQTNQTLDAIVNQRNFLSNLTYNTVDTNRRANFNGNHRGSLRFEKTIDSVNTLIVLSNMRIGNGTTDYTNDRRYFREENVLSNKTNVKNFSDFNSFAIGNTAIFRHKFKEKGKNFAASFAYNINNSNGIINQQSVNQFFNPMETEPDSVLNVNQRNDTKSLRNQIKSSLLYIEPLSKKFFLESFYNFSLKSDEVTREVNDRGEGIDVPNLSLTRYYNNKSTFNRIGTTLRYSHNGLNISAGVGAQQIHMDGKFAVTKDDDYSFVDRKYNNVVPNVSMSYDLKKNRYLYGGYRMSVNEPSISDLQPIVDNSNPLFIRVGNPNLKPSVSQSADIGYNMFNPGNFMQVYFGANYQYFRNQVIYNQIVDENLVTTTTPTNISGGNMFSFYSNYGFPIVKTKSNLTLNASYNLNNNLTNINNVLNKTQTNGYNFGLRTDFTPSDKFTIYANAYWNISDTKYSISEGQNQKIVNGNYSAELNYKLPKDIYFQSRFNYNTYTNDRVGFNQSMPILNVSFYKAVLKSKKGEIRLSAFDLFNKNRGISQYASQNFVSQEQVRTLARYFMLSFTYNMRGVTHSVRRKGYGF
- a CDS encoding response regulator; protein product: MDISEKISVLYVDDELNNLNSFKAAFRRDFNVLIATSGQEGLKILEENTIHVIITDQRMPGMTGVDFLIEVLKKFSDPIRILLTGYTDVNAVIDAVNKGHIYYYINKPWDEDQMKIVIRNAYEIFNLREKNRELIDKLIEVNGQLEFLLRQKLIS
- a CDS encoding metallophosphoesterase family protein — encoded protein: MTRIGLISDTHSYLDPRIFDHFSQCDEIWHAGDIGTVDILDKLEEFKPLKVVYGNIDNREVRQRSVENLHFETEGFRVWMTHIGGAPPKYNPQVMPRLRAETPDIFICGHSHILRVIRDKSLKDMLYINPGAAGKEGFHKMRTLLRFNLHEGVISQMEVIELGKRGLMQ
- a CDS encoding dienelactone hydrolase family protein, translated to MDQRIINLFDEYTHKPLSREVFLRRLARITGSTTAALAVLPFLEVNYANAATVRENDDEILTEDITYQADGSEMKGYLAVPRTKRKKGGVIVIHENRGLNPHTRDVARRIAKAGFIALAPDALAPFGGTPADEDQARALFARIDPQKNIVNFQKGFDYLKSRKESNGKTGCVGFCWGGALSNQLAVHSPDLKVAVAYYGRQPEAADVPRIRARIQLHYGGLDERINAGIPAYEEALKKAGTQYEIFIYEGAQHAFLNDSSAARYNPEAAKLAWERTLKAFNETLS
- a CDS encoding M28 family peptidase, producing the protein MKQLLFIVFLLRISSLQAQPFQVSDLKTHISFLASDDLEGRGTGSLGEIRAANYIAALFKSYGLQPAGKDGSYFQTFESKISVETIPHTVTARNVIGFLDNGAEQTIVVGAHYDHLGKGFQGSSLSPDSKNQIHNGADDNASGTSGVLELAKYYAGNGVNEKHNFLFIAFSGEELGLIGSKYFTSMPTKPLSSLVAMINMDMIGRLDDAKGLVVSGWGTSPLWGKIVPPAAKKYNIAVTADSSGVGASDHTSFYLKDIPVLQFFSGGHGDYHKISDDADKINYEGVARVLGAVATVINSLDAEPGKPMFTQAGNAHKAATTSTFKVTLGVMPDYTFSGKGLRVDGVSQGRPAAVAGIQTGDIIIKLAGKDIGTIYDYMEVLGAHEKGEVVEAQYVRKGQKQTVTVRF
- a CDS encoding GLPGLI family protein, with the translated sequence MKHSNMKRLFVLLFLINSTTGFSQGTEGVVTYQRTQFWTKILPRLTFLSQEEKDRELRTWGSDDTGWKTKYQLYFNGKESKFVEIQEQSEYGYNRRPSEYMIYRNFDQEKRVEIEEISAKQYLVEDSLVTPSWKVLNKIKEVNGELCMMAVTEDTIRGQKIVAWFANNIAVSAGPEKYFGLPGLIMELDIDDGAVIISAIKVEMKPVSEQLVLPKKIKGKKIGASDYDKLIAGIIRDSNKGRRNPYWSIRY
- a CDS encoding MerR family transcriptional regulator — protein: MEAGKIYYDTNEVAAMVGCEPSALRFWEKKFPQLNPKRDSRNRRRYTERDIEIVRKIMHQKEHQGRTIKGAREQMRRKEESQLLVQRLLRVRKFLVDIKEAL